From Lolium perenne isolate Kyuss_39 chromosome 5, Kyuss_2.0, whole genome shotgun sequence, a single genomic window includes:
- the LOC127299469 gene encoding uncharacterized protein, producing the protein MEKKHMKMAILRQEHTFRQQVHELHRVYKVQKQLMKDMQVVKMNPAQARKDTQTKPWLDTDQQQYDVNSDKKKAPFIEDFDLELTLATGSDKTKQEIIFNSESGATLSSSTSAESESGQQFPDSSVNLSFQNESNRHDDQLMQSPWLYQCLSLKMA; encoded by the exons ATGGAGAAGAAACATATGAAGATGGCCATACTGAGGCAAGAACACACGTTCAGACAACAG GTTCACGAGCTGCACCGCGTATACAAGGTCCAGAAGCAACTGATGAAGGATATGCAGGTTGTTAAGATGAACCCAGCTCAAGCAAGAAAGGATACTCAAACCAAACCATGGTTGGATACAGATCAACAGCAATACGACGTTAACTCAGACAAGAAGAAAGCTCCTTTCATCGAAGACTTCGACCTGGAGCTGACACTAGCAACTGGGAGTGATAAGACGAAGCAAGAGATTATATTCAACTCGGAGTCAGGAGCAACACTGTCGTCATCAACTTCCGCTGAATCGGAGTCAGGGCAGCAATTTCCAGACTCCAGTGTAAACTTGAGCTTTCAAAATGAGAGCAATAGGCATGATGATCAACTCATGCAGTCCCCTTGGCTCTACCAATGTTTAAGTCTGAAAATGGCTTGA
- the LOC127299466 gene encoding small ribosomal subunit protein uS14, which translates to MGHDNVWNSHPKNYGPGSRVCRVCGNSHGLIRKYGLMCCRQCFRSNAKDIGFIKYR; encoded by the exons ATGGGGCACGACAACGTCTGGAACTCCCACCCCAAGAACTACGGGCCCGGCTCCCGCGTCTG CCGGGTCTGTGGCAACTCCCATGGACTGATCAGGAAGTACGGGCTGATGTGCTGCAGGCAGTGCTTCCGCAGCAACGCCAAGGACATTGGCTTCATCAAG TACCGTTAA
- the LOC127299467 gene encoding uncharacterized protein — protein sequence MSSAAGAGEPPSSSRHGKERDDGAGDSNRKEEKEDYVAEVDVDLDLYGAAAGWVEARTSCPHLPAMPAASADELARVPAPDSQCSRCHHPSENWFCLICKDVLCSRFINKHMLHHFQETGHCLALSFSDLSVWCFACDSYLDAQSILELRPVYEVAHLLKFGERPPFRSLEVLDLSSGQNGGSSSSS from the exons ATGTCCTCCGCCGCCGGAGCCGGAGAGCCCCCGTCTTCATCCCGACAC GGGAAGGAGAGAGACGACGGTGCCGGCGACAGCAACCgcaaggaggagaaggaggattaTGTGGCGGAGGTAGACGTGGATCTGGACCTCTATGGCGCCGCCGCGGGGTGGGTGGAGGCGCGGACAAGCTGCCCCCACCTCCCCGCCATGCCCGCCGCCAGCGCAGACGAACTCGCCCGCGTGCCCGCGCCTGACTCTCAGTGCTCTAG ATGTCATCATCCTTCGGAAAACTGGTTTTGCttgatttgcaaagatgtgctgtGCAGTCGTTTTATCAACAAACATATGCTGCACCATTTTCAAGAAACAGGCCATTGTCTTGCCCTGAGCTTCAG TGATCTGTCAGTTTGGTGTTTTGCCTGCGACTCCTACCTGGATGCTCAATCCATTTTAGAACTGCGCCCAGTTTATGAAGTTGCacatctgttgaaatttggagaaaGGCCCCCTTTCCGATCACTGGAAGTGCTTGATTTGAGCAGTGGACAAAATGGAGGTTCATCTTCAAGTTCCTAA